A region of Gadus morhua chromosome 18, gadMor3.0, whole genome shotgun sequence DNA encodes the following proteins:
- the map2k4b gene encoding dual specificity mitogen-activated protein kinase kinase 4b isoform X2: MATPCPNSNSTSPSSTAGPQHFHTKTHNLTTVSSSMQDSTTCWRCQNETGKRKALKLNFANPPVKPATRLPLHPPAAPSFQNPHIERLRTHSIESSGKLKIAGEQHCDFTAEDLGDLGEIGRGAYGSVNKMVHKPTGQIMAVKRIRSTVDEKEQKQLLMDLDVVMRSSDCVYIVQFYGALFREGDCWICMELMSTSFDKFYKYVYCALEDVIPEEILGKITLATVKALNHLKEYLKIIHRDIKPSNILMDRGGNIKLCDFGISGQLVDSIAKTRDAGCRPYMAPERIDPSASRQGYDVRSDVWSLGITLYELATGRFPYPKWNSVFDQLTQVVKGEPPQLSSSDEREFSPKFINFVNLCLTKDESKRPKYKELLKHQFILMYEERFVDVASYVCRILDQIPTSPMSPMYVD, translated from the exons CATGCTGGAGATGTCAAAATGAAACAG GTAAACGTAAAGCCCTGAAGCTCAACTTCGCCAACCCGCCCGTGAAGCCTGCCACCCGGCTTCCCCTTCACCCCCCGGCGGCGCCGTCCTTCCAGAACCCCCACAT AGAGCGCCTGCGGACGCACAGCATCGAGTCGTCGGGCAAGCTGAAGATCGCCGGGGAGCAGCACTGCGACTTCACGGCGGAGGACCTCGGGGACCTGGGGGAGATTGGCCGCGGGGCCTACGGCTCCGTCAACAAGATGGTGCACAAGCCCACCGGGCAGATCATGGCCGTCAAG aggATCCGCTCCACGGTGGACGAGAAGGAACAGAAACAGCTGCTGATGGACCTGGACGTGGTGATGAGGAGCAGTGACTGTGTCTACATCGTCCAGTTCTACGGGGCGCTCTTCCGGGAG GGAGACTGTTGGATATGCATGGAGCTTATGTCTACCTCATTCGACAAATTCTACAAATATGTATATTGTGCTTTAGAGGACGTCATTCCGGAGGAAATCCTAGGCAAAATCACATTAGCA ACCGTTAAAGCACTGAACCACTTAAAAGAATACTTGAAAATAATCCACAGAG ACATCAAGCCCTCCAACATCCTCATGGACCGTGGGGGGAACATTAAGCTGTGCGACTTTGGCATCAGCGGGCAGCTGGTGGACTCCATAGCGAAGACCAGAGACGCGGGCTGCCGGCCCTACATGGCC CCGGAGAGGATCGACCCCAGCGCGTCCAGGCAGGGTTACGACGTGCGCTCCGACGTCTGGAGTTTGGGCATCACCCTG taTGAACTGGCCACCGGCAGGTTTCCCTACCCCAAGTGGAACAGCGTGTTCGACCAGCTCACACAGGTGGTGAAGGGCGAGCCCCCGCAGCTGAGCAGCTCGGACGAGAGGGAGTTCTCCCCCAAGTTCATCAACTTTGTTAACCTATG CCTTACAAAAGACGAGTCAAAAAGGCCGAAGTACAAGGAGCTCCTG aaACACCAGTTCATCCTGATGTACGAGGAGCGCTTCGTGGACGTCGCCAGCTATGTCTGCCGGATCCTGGATCAGATCCCCACCTCTCCCATGTCCCCCATGTACGTGGACTGA
- the map2k4b gene encoding dual specificity mitogen-activated protein kinase kinase 4b isoform X1 has product MATPCPNSNSTSPSSTAGPQHFHTKTHNLTTVSSSMQDSTTCWRCQNETGIQISLSGVPQSKRKALKLNFANPPVKPATRLPLHPPAAPSFQNPHIERLRTHSIESSGKLKIAGEQHCDFTAEDLGDLGEIGRGAYGSVNKMVHKPTGQIMAVKRIRSTVDEKEQKQLLMDLDVVMRSSDCVYIVQFYGALFREGDCWICMELMSTSFDKFYKYVYCALEDVIPEEILGKITLATVKALNHLKEYLKIIHRDIKPSNILMDRGGNIKLCDFGISGQLVDSIAKTRDAGCRPYMAPERIDPSASRQGYDVRSDVWSLGITLYELATGRFPYPKWNSVFDQLTQVVKGEPPQLSSSDEREFSPKFINFVNLCLTKDESKRPKYKELLKHQFILMYEERFVDVASYVCRILDQIPTSPMSPMYVD; this is encoded by the exons CATGCTGGAGATGTCAAAATGAAACAG GGATTCAGATAAGCCTGTCTGGAGTGCCCCAAA GTAAACGTAAAGCCCTGAAGCTCAACTTCGCCAACCCGCCCGTGAAGCCTGCCACCCGGCTTCCCCTTCACCCCCCGGCGGCGCCGTCCTTCCAGAACCCCCACAT AGAGCGCCTGCGGACGCACAGCATCGAGTCGTCGGGCAAGCTGAAGATCGCCGGGGAGCAGCACTGCGACTTCACGGCGGAGGACCTCGGGGACCTGGGGGAGATTGGCCGCGGGGCCTACGGCTCCGTCAACAAGATGGTGCACAAGCCCACCGGGCAGATCATGGCCGTCAAG aggATCCGCTCCACGGTGGACGAGAAGGAACAGAAACAGCTGCTGATGGACCTGGACGTGGTGATGAGGAGCAGTGACTGTGTCTACATCGTCCAGTTCTACGGGGCGCTCTTCCGGGAG GGAGACTGTTGGATATGCATGGAGCTTATGTCTACCTCATTCGACAAATTCTACAAATATGTATATTGTGCTTTAGAGGACGTCATTCCGGAGGAAATCCTAGGCAAAATCACATTAGCA ACCGTTAAAGCACTGAACCACTTAAAAGAATACTTGAAAATAATCCACAGAG ACATCAAGCCCTCCAACATCCTCATGGACCGTGGGGGGAACATTAAGCTGTGCGACTTTGGCATCAGCGGGCAGCTGGTGGACTCCATAGCGAAGACCAGAGACGCGGGCTGCCGGCCCTACATGGCC CCGGAGAGGATCGACCCCAGCGCGTCCAGGCAGGGTTACGACGTGCGCTCCGACGTCTGGAGTTTGGGCATCACCCTG taTGAACTGGCCACCGGCAGGTTTCCCTACCCCAAGTGGAACAGCGTGTTCGACCAGCTCACACAGGTGGTGAAGGGCGAGCCCCCGCAGCTGAGCAGCTCGGACGAGAGGGAGTTCTCCCCCAAGTTCATCAACTTTGTTAACCTATG CCTTACAAAAGACGAGTCAAAAAGGCCGAAGTACAAGGAGCTCCTG aaACACCAGTTCATCCTGATGTACGAGGAGCGCTTCGTGGACGTCGCCAGCTATGTCTGCCGGATCCTGGATCAGATCCCCACCTCTCCCATGTCCCCCATGTACGTGGACTGA